From Rhodopseudomonas palustris:
CGAAGCCACCCCAGGTCGCTATCAGCACGCCGCCCTTCTTCGGCGTCCCCTGCGCGAGTGCAGATGGAAACCCAAGCGACGTTCCGGCGGCGATCGCCGCAAGGGCGGACGTGCCCAGAAACACTCGTCTGTTGATGTGGCTAGTCATCTCGAATCTCCGATCCCGAACTGTTGGACGTTGTCAGTTGGCCGCCGATCAGCGCTCGGCGGGGATGGTGTGAAGATCAGCTGGCCGACGCGGGGATCGCGTAGGATCCGCGGCCGATCGCGACCAGGACACCCTTGTCGTTGAACAGATCGATGTCGGCGACGCCCACCGTGCGGCCGACGCGGCGCACCGTCGCTTTGGCGACGAGCTTGGTGTCGACGGCGGGGCGCAGATAATCGACCCGAAAATTGATCGTCGGGATGCCTCCGCCGACCAGCATCGCGATCGCAAAATCGCCGACGGTGTCGATGATCGAGGCCAGCGGTCCGCCATGCCATTGCTTG
This genomic window contains:
- a CDS encoding PaaI family thioesterase is translated as MSTAAAKTLGVAELQVMADRAPFIAFCQLKVTEADIEQQVLTMEAPFRPEFERGPGTKQWHGGPLASIIDTVGDFAIAMLVGGGIPTINFRVDYLRPAVDTKLVAKATVRRVGRTVGVADIDLFNDKGVLVAIGRGSYAIPASAS